One part of the Phragmites australis chromosome 3, lpPhrAust1.1, whole genome shotgun sequence genome encodes these proteins:
- the LOC133911886 gene encoding probable leucine-rich repeat receptor-like protein kinase At1g35710: protein MAAASFARPLSLVLFLLLAGAARGKTVKRDVKALNEIKSSLGWRVVYSWVGDDPCGHGDLPPWSGVTCSQQGDYRVVTELEVYAVSIIGPFPTAVTNLLDLKKLDLHNNKLTGPIPQQIGRLKHLRILNLRWNKLQDVLPPEIGELKKLTHLYLSFNNFKGEIPVELANLPELRYLYLHENHFTGRIPPELGTLKNLRHLDFGNNHLGGTLRDIVGNGNGFPSLRNLYLNNNELTGVLPDQTANLTNLEILHLSNNRLIGSISPKLVHIPRLTYLYLDNNNFIGRIPEGLYKHPFLKELYIEGNHFRPGTKPKGTHKVFELPDADLLV, encoded by the exons ATGGCCGCGGCGTCGTTCGCCCGCCCCTTATCCCTcgtcctcttccttctcctggCCGGCGCCGCGCGGGGCAAGACGGTGAAGAGAGACG TGAAAGCGTTGAATGAGATCAAGTCTTCACTAGGCTGGAGAGTTGTATACTCATGGGTCGGCGATGACCCTTGTGGGCATGGTGATCTACCCCCCTGGTCTGGTGTGACATGTTCTCAGCAGGGGGATTATAGAGTTGTGACAGAACT GGAAGTCTATGCTGTATCTATAATTGGTCCTTTCCCTACAGCAGTAACAAACCTGTTGgatctaaaaaaatt GGATCTCCACAATAACAAGTTGACGGGGCCAATTCCTCAACAGATTGGACGGTTGAAACATCTCAGGATATT GAACCTGAGGTGGAATAAGCTTCAAGATGTGCTTCCGCCCGAAATTGGTGAACTAAAAAAACTGACACACTT GTACTTGAGCTTCAATAACTTCAAAGGTGAAATTCCGGTGGAGCTTGCAAACCTACCAGAACTGCGTTATCTTTATCTTCATGAGAACCACTTTACTGGGCGGATCCCCCCTGAACTTGGAACTCTGAAGAACCTACGTCACCT TGACTTTGGTAACAACCACTTGGGAGGCACTCTCAGGGATATTGTTGGCAATGGGAATGGCTTCCCCTCCTTGAGGAATCT GTACCTTAACAATAATGAATTGACTGGTGTGCTGCCAGATCAGACTGCAAATTTGACAAACCTTGAGATCTT GCACTTGTCCAATAATAGGCTGATTGGATCAATATCGCCAAAGCTAGTTCACATTCCAAGATTGACCTATTT GTACTTGGACAATAACAACTTCATTGGGAGGATACCTGAAGGGTTATACAAGCATCCATTTTTGAAGGAGCT GTACATTGAAGGAAACCACTTTAGACCAGGAACCAAACCAAAAGGAACGCACAAGGTGTTTGAACTGCCAGATGCTGACCTTTTAGTTTAG